In Mercurialis annua linkage group LG5, ddMerAnnu1.2, whole genome shotgun sequence, a single genomic region encodes these proteins:
- the LOC126682997 gene encoding amino acid transporter AVT3B-like: MGFNNNEEPAISSKSREDTPLITTIKPPPNTDLNPPLSSQPKTFANVFIAIVGSGVLGLPYAFKRTGWIMSLLMLFSVAALTQYCMMLLVHTRRKLHASNFPNIHSFGDLGFSVCGSVGRFVVDVMIVLSQAGFCVGYLIFIANTLANLYDPKNSSSISGLSGKSFFLWGCFPFQLGLNSIASLTHLAPLSIFADVVDLGAMGVVMIEDVLIMLKNRPQVNAFGGLSVFFYGMGVAVYAFEGIGMVLPLESEMKDKEKFGRTLGLSMGFISLLYGSFGVLGYFAFGDETKDIITANLGVGVISMLVQLGLCVNLFFTFPLMMNPVYEIVERRFWSGRYCLWLRWLLVLVVSLVALSVPNFADFMSLVGSSVCCGLGFVLPALFHLLVFKEEMRWKGWVVDVAVVAVGFVLAVSGTWYALMEIFSVKVSDVL, from the coding sequence ATGGGATTCAACAACAATGAAGAACCCGCAATATCATCAAAATCAAGAGAAGACACACCTCTCATAACCACCATCAAACCCCCACCCAACACTGATCTCAACCCGCCGCTTTCCTCCCAACCAAAAACATTCGCCAATGTTTTCATAGCCATAGTGGGCTCCGGCGTACTGGGTCTCCCGTACGCATTCAAACGCACCGGCTGGATCATGAGCCTCCTAATGCTCTTCTCCGTCGCCGCATTAACTCAGTACTGCATGATGCTGTTAGTCCACACTCGCCGCAAGCTCCACGCTTCTAATTTTCCAAATATTCACTCCTTTGGCGATCTGGGTTTCTCCGTTTGCGGCTCTGTTGGCCGGTTTGTTGTTGATGTTATGATCGTTTTGTCTCAAGCTGGGTTTTGTGTTGGCTATTTAATCTTTATTGCTAATACTTTAGCTAATTTGTATGACCCGAAAAATTCGAGTTCGATTTCGGGTTTGTCTGGTAAGAGTTTTTTCTTATGGGGGTGTTTTCCTTTTCAGTTAGGGTTGAATTCTATTGCTAGTTTAACTCATTTGGCTCCTTTGAGTATTTTTGCGGATGTGGTTGATTTGGGTGCTAtgggggttgttatgattgaGGATGTGCTTATTATGTTGAAAAATAGGCCACAAGTGAATGCCTTTGGTGGGTTGTCTGTGTTTTTCTATGGTATGGGTGTTGCTGTTTATGCTTTTGAGGGGATTGGTATGGTTTTGCCTTTGGAATCAGAGATGAAGGATAAGGAAAAGTTTGGTAGAACTTTGGGTTTGAGTATGGGTTTCATTTCGTTGCTTTACGGTTCGTTTGGTGTGTTGGGTTACTTTGCGTTTGGCGACGAAACGAAAGATATAATTACGGCTAATTTAGGTGTCGGGGTTATTAGCATGTTGGTTCAGTTGGGTCTTTGTGTTAATCTGTTTTTCACGTTTCCTTTGATGATGAACCCGGTTTATGAGATTGTGGAGAGACGGTTTTGGAGTGGACGGTATTGCTTGTGGCTTAGATGGTTGTTGGTTTTGGTAGTTAGTTTGGTGGCTTTGTCGGTACCGAATTTTGCTGATTTTATGTCTTTAGTTGGAAGTAGTGTGTGCTGCGGACTGGGATTTGTTTTGCCGGCTTTGTTTCACTTGCTTGTGTTTAAAGAAGAGATGCGGTGGAAAGGGTGGGTTGTAGATGTGGCGGTTGTTGCTGTTGGTTTTGTTCTTGCTGTTTCGGGAACTTGGTATGCTCTTATGGAAATTTTCTCTGTGAAGGTTAGTGATGTGTTATAG